The following are encoded in a window of Diorhabda sublineata isolate icDioSubl1.1 chromosome 5, icDioSubl1.1, whole genome shotgun sequence genomic DNA:
- the LOC130444304 gene encoding uncharacterized protein LOC130444304: MAAVVSHAMRRFPTTPPDTSYSSYAFRGENSRVEGESALSRSMRYADPWLYGSIRAPGGIFLTPAFVLCACPDYINGTKKSSKKSPSQCKKCKGARLPLSSVDQSMYGTVRYYPSEVVPTSSTPIRGGTVRVTSSNRPSILPSPGDPYDLVRKSRLSVKENGSSFRTRSVSPNKTSDAENRSRNGKSKAEKRIESYNLTIGRRSILECDINPYELVSTETSVSKDTDSSNITLVNGQRIRVRPSVIDNEYEDVQLRLSTPTKSTTKSAKLSLKGISKCTSPVLKDKKLSNGIDTAKQRAKSDSQSVKIREKHFKQRFKSILKKSSERSPSPTDRRGSQFYIPLPSSKKKVQFLVSNDSKQDENNVEDINNYETDDDDDDNVFEASPRTSESEIETETVEPMESIPVEVKPRKNINLYRSLSDRIKKAESKMLFSDTMAIRQLKQRTGLKLDFSDLERLDGLNRKIKKLVSKSQVSAEEDNPTKSSNEKENLSLNNLNNLIQKEEIEMNSSTNIDININNEDITELPKQKQVINTEPNEKLALAKLDECIKENTSTTTSDTPPSAPPRKRSNNKQPSLTNSIKIETVNKEIKNKTVVKITTPPAVHKIQIKNEFSDLTNQPNINILENTQRKTSIMINGDDCYSTVNVNDDIPLYQSSVVVKDSVGIISVSDKTEKKCNTVYITGSFVPTVIPLEKSQDTKETIEKEQDSDMLRELLKDPVEAVRRNLVPHVCGKSDVSRRRRDKKLPNGKLSETLPESTYEDVFTRSKHYESLCDDLSSEHSSSTQYELIDQGSDCYTDHSNRSSVTEEELANRTKFYELLADSGVIEVTENDDHIYESIKVNADPIYEDIEVPPPLPSVPPPANILDDFNLDKEFTTRSIFEGASKYDILSYLVDAKERGLVQEDGDGYFQTNSNNEDDIPVSQLSTVSDSSEDNSLIISGSIIDEKTIIQKGAEVERNDSGVGSETSKSSLSKYRSKQEIFALCEDCETTLENATGNASLLCRKCVKKRSERKEIITEIVETEEKYSKDLQIILEEFYQPMLVAGLLTPDQLSAIFLNVEELLENSQALAERLRDAVEIAQEQGDEDLLTVNTGKLFLEAMPMLHAFETYCVRQGAASLLLASLEKEKELLRIFLRVSQMENTMLRRMNLNSFLMVPVQRVTKYPLLLARLYKVTPPHYDNKEELKDAQHKIELHLNHMNSQTKDVPSKLWRRIGSSSGRRSSTEMDLVNIKLRKIAVDVLEWNHEEAKFALEGKLLFTQPTDNNWRKGRTIKLTPVNAMLVINGKPCVNKNSERSEENGLVFAKNGIREAALLLVRDKNGRYTLLRDPLYLDRCVIAADPAWHSYFEVQELMGKDTFIFKAEDEDQTSIWYKQLQYHAQGMGAWRKRRNALANIMINGMGLRS; the protein is encoded by the exons ATGGCTGCTGTGGTTAGCCATGCAATGCGACGGTTCCCAACAACACCGCCGGATACTTCGTATTCGTCGTATGCGTTTCGG ggTGAAAATAGTAGGGTAGAGGGAGAGAGCGCACTTTCGCGTTCGATGCGGTACGCAGATCCGTGGTTATATGGTAGCATAAGAGCACCAGGAGGTATTTTTCTAACGCCCGCCTTTGTGCTCTGCGCTTGCCCGGATTACATCAATGGTACAAAAAAATCCAGCAAAAAATCCCCatctcaatgcaaaaaatgtaaGGGGGCTAGACTACCACTGTCATCG gTGGATCAGTCTATGTATGGAACCGTCAGGTATTATCCATCGGAGGTCGTTCCGACCTCTTCTACTCCAATTAGAGGAGGAACGGTTCGAGTAACGTCTTCGAACCGACCATCCATTCTGCCATCTCCCGGTGATCCTTACGATCTAGTAAGAAAATCCAGACTGTCTGTGAAAGAAAATGGTAGTTCTTTCAGGACACGCTCTGTGTCTCCAAATAAAACATCAGATGCAGAAAATAGAAGTCGAAATGGAAAATCGAAAG cTGAGAAAAGAATCGAATCTTACAACCTGACGATTGGTCGTCGATCTATTTTAGAGTGCGACATAAACCCTTATGAGCTTGTATCGACGGAAACCTCAGTGTCTAAAGATACCGATTCGTCCAATATAACTTTGGTGAACGGCCAAAGAATAAGAGTTCGACCGTCGGTGATCGATAACGAATACGAAGATGTTCAGCTGAGACTGTCAACTCCAACTAAGTCTACAACGAAATCCGCAAAGTTGAGTTTGAAAGGTATCTCGAAGTGTACGTCGCCGGTTTTGAaagataagaaattatcaaacgGG ATCGACACAGCGAAACAAAGAGCGAAAAGTGATTCTCAATCCGTAAAGATTCGagaaaaacatttcaaacaaaGATTCAAATCGATATTGAAGAAATCTTCAGAACGCAGTCCATCGCCTACGGATCGAAGGGGTTCTCAATTTTACATACCCCTACCGAGCTCGAAGAAAAAAGTACAATTTCTTGTCAGTAACGATTCCAAGCAGGATGAAAATAACGTGgaagatataaataattacGAAACTGACGACGATGACGATGATAACGTCTTTGAGGCATCTCCTAGAACTTCTGAAAGCGAAATAGAAACAGAAACAGTCGAACCTATGGAAAGTATACCAG TCGAAGTTAAGCCAAGAAAGAACATAAACTTGTACAGAAGTCTTAGTGATCGTATCAAGAAGGCAGAATCCAAAATGCTTTTTTCCGACACGATGGCAATCAGACAACTCAAACAACGAACCGGCTTAAAACTTGACTTCTCCGATCTCGAAAGATTAGATGGACtgaatcgaaaaataaaaaaattagtatcgAAATCGCAGGTATCAGCTGAAGAAGATAATCCAACGAAATCCTcaaacgaaaaagaaaatttatctttaaataatttgaataatttaatacaaaaagaagaaattgaaatgaattcttcaacaaatatcgatattaatattaataatgaagaTATAACAGAATTACCAAAACAGAAACAAGTTATAAATACTGAACCTAACGAAAAATTGGCTTTAGCTAAATTAGACGAGTGTATAAAGGAAAATACGTCTACTACTACGTCAGATACTCCACCATCAGCGCCACCTAGAAAAAGAAGTAACAACAAACAACCTTCACTaactaattcaataaaaatagaaacggttaataaagaaattaaaaataaaaccgtAGTGAAAATAACAACACCACCAGCCGTACATAAAATCCAAATCAAGAACGAATTTTCCGATTTGACCAATCAACCAAATATCAACATATTAGAGAACACACAAAGGAAAACCTCCATAATGATCAACGGAGACGATTGCTACTCGACCGTTAACGTAAACGACGACATCCCTTTATATCAATCATCAGTAGTCGTTAAAGATTCAGTTGGTATTATATCCGTGTCAGataaaaccgaaaaaaaatGCAACACCGTCTACATAACAGGTTCTTTCGTCCCCACCGTCATTCCTCTAGAAAAATCGCAAGATACCAAAGAAACCATCGAGAAAGAACAAGATTCGGATATGCTGAGGGAACTCCTCAAAGATCCAGTCGAAGCAGTTCGACGTAACTTAGTCCCGCACGTCTGTGGTAAATCAGATGTGTCTAGGCGACGACGCGACAAGAAACTCCCCAACGGCAAATTATCCGAAACCTTACCGGAATCGACGTACGAAGATGTATTTACGAGATCGAAACATTACGAATCTCTATGCGACGATTTATCTTCGGAGCACAGTTCTTCTACGCAATACGAACTGATCGATCAGGGATCGGATTGCTATACCGATCACAGTAATCGTAGTTCCGTTACCGAAGAAGAATTGGCGAATCGGACgaaattttatgaattgttGGCGGATTCCGGCGTCATAGAAGTTACTGAAAATGACGATCACATCTACGAATCTATCAAAGTTAATGCGGATCCTATTTATGAGGATATCGAAGTACCGCCTCCGTTACCGAGCGTTCCACCTCCCGCGAATATACTGGATGATTTTAATCTGGACAAGGAATTCACCACgag GTCTATATTTGAAGGAGCATCCAAATATGACATACTGAGCTATCTTGTAGACGCGAAAGAAAGAGGTTTGGTTCAAGAAGACGGTGACGGTTACTTTCAGACAAATTCAAACAACGAAGATGATATTCCCGTTTCTCAATTGAGCACAGTGAGCGACTCCAGCGAAGATAATTCTCTCATTATATCCGGATCCATCATCGACGAAAAAACGATTATACAAAAAGGAGCGGAAGTCGAAAGAAACGATTCCGGTGTAGGATCCGAAACGAGCAAAAGTTCCCTGAGTAAATACAGATCGAAACAAGAAATTTTCGCTCTGTGCGAAGATTGTGAAACTACTTTGGAAAACGCCACAGGAAACGCATCGTTGCTTTGTAGAAAGTGCGTGAAAAAACGATCGGAACGGAAAGAAATAATCACAGAAATAGTAGAAACCGAAGAAAAGTACAGCAAAGATTTACAAATTATTCTAGAAGAATTTTATCAACCGATGCTAGTAGCCGGATTACTAACACCTGATCAATTATCTGCGATCTTCCTTAACGTGGAAGAACTATTGGAAAATAGTCAGGCGCTGGCGGAGAGATTGAGAGACGCTGTGGAAATAGCTCAAGAGCAAGGCGACGAAGATCTCTTAACCGTCAATACCGGAAAGTTATTTTTAGAAGCCATGCCCATGTTACACGCTTTTGAAACCTACTGCGTTCGCCAAGGGGCGGCTAGTTTATTATTAGCTAGCttagaaaaagaaaaggaaCTTCTCAGGATATTTTTAAGAGTATCCCAGATGGAAAACACAATGTTAAGAAGAATGAATCTCAACTCATTCCTGATGGTACCTGTACAGAGAGTCACCAAGTATCCCTTGTTATTAGCGAGGCTCTATAAAGTGACACCTCCTCATTACGATAATAAAGAAGAGCTTAAAGACGCCCAGCACAAGATTGAATTACATTTGAATCATATGAATTCGCAGACTAAGGACGTTCCAAGTAAATTGTGGAGGAGAATAGGGAGTAGCTCCGGTAGAAGATCTAGTACCGAAATGGATTTGGTGaatataaaattgagaaaaatcgcCGTGGACGTCTTGGAATGGAATCACGAAGAAGCGAAATTCGCTCTAGAAGGAAAATTGTTGTTCACGCAACCCACAGATAACAATTGGAGAAAGGGTCGTACCATCAAGTTAACACCCGTCAATGCCATGCTGGTTATTAACGGAAAG cCTTGTGTTAATAAAAATTCCGAAAGATCAGAAGAAAATGGCTTGGTATTTGCGAAGAACGGAATCAGAGAAGCAGCGTTGTTATTGGTGAGAGATAAAAACGGGCGATATACCTTGTTAAGGGATCCTCTTTACTTGGATCGATGTGTTATAGCAGCAGATCCGGCGTGGCATAGCTATTTTGAAGTACAGGAGTTAATGGGAAAGGACACTTTCATATTTAAG gcGGAAGATGAAGATCAAACGAGTATATGGTACAAACAACTTCAATACCACGCTCAAGGAATGGGAGCATGGAGGAAACGAAGAAATGCCCTGGCGAATATCATGATCAACGGAATGGGTCTAAGATcgtaa